One region of Juglans regia cultivar Chandler chromosome 4, Walnut 2.0, whole genome shotgun sequence genomic DNA includes:
- the LOC108986591 gene encoding transcription factor MYB27-like: MLQTTMAYQVAMQGGRLRKGPWVEEEDERLTTFVSLMGERRWDSIARASGLQRSGKSCRLRWMNYLRPDLKHGQLSIDEERIILQLHELWGNKWSKIARRLPGRTDNEIKNYWRTHLRKRTQLAQEERNFHSKINNAEQDFFFHEQGGMTTVRYQCGNKGSVDKDSWGTMNDISSDALGFSDLQFTCSPYETRLSDWMSGLSDDQSKIKHQEDCNTIESCCCYLAWISDNSNTWDYSGSLWDMD, translated from the exons ATGTTGCAAACAACAATGGCTTATCAAGTAGCCATGCAAGGAGGGAGATTGCGCAAAGGGCCttgggttgaagaagaagatgagcgGCTCACGACCTTTGTCTCCCTTATGGGGGAACGGAGGTGGGATTCCATTGCCAGAGCATCAG GTCTACAAAGAAGTGGTAAAAGCTGCAGGTTGCGGTGGATGAACTATCTCCGTCCTGATCTTAAGCATGGTCAACTAAGCATTGATGAAGAGCGGATCATTCTTCAACTTCATGAGTTATGGGGTAACAA GTGGTCGAAGATTGCCCGAAGGTTGCCGGGAAGAACTGACAATGAGATCAAGAATTACTGGAGGACACATTTAAGGAAGAGAACACAATTGGCTCAAGAAGAAA GGAACTTTCATTCTAAAATAAACAATGCTGAACAAGACTTCTTCTTTCATGAACAAGGTGGCATGACTACTGTAAGATATCAGTGTGGAAACAAGGGCTCTGTTGATAAGGACTCGTGGGGTACCATGAACGATATCTCCTCCGATGCACTCGGGTTCTCGGACCTTCAATTTACTTGTTCTCCATATGAAACCCGCTTATCAGATTGGATGTCAGGACTTTCAGATGATCAAAGCAAAATAAAGCATCAGGAAGACTGTAATACTATAGAATCATGTTGCTGTTATCTTGCTTGGATTTCAGACAATTCAAATACATGGGACTACTCAGGTTCCCTGTGGGACATGGATTAA